The window TTTCAGGGCGTGTAAGATGCAACTTTGTATCTACTCACTGAAAGAAAGATAATACTGAGCTACTTCAGGCTTCAATCAAAGAAGAGTCTACATAGTCAACACGAGACCTTTGATGTTTGTCTTAATTGCTCAAAGAATATATCTGACTCATTACATACAAATGCATCGACCTGTATGACATCCTTTCATGCACACAAGCTGAGGCCCCCATGGCGATGTAAGGACAATGGGAGAGGACACTGGAAGTTCTTTTCATAATGGAAGGCCAGGAACAATACATAAACAACAGACAGAGAAGTTAGAGAAGACTGTGTTGCCTGTGTGCAGCTTGTGGACTCACATGTGTATCCAAGGAAACATCAGCTTGGTGAGTGTTGATTGCTGCTGCCATGAACTGAATCAACATCCCATCCCCTAAAACAAATGCAAAGAAACTCAAGAGCAGTTCTCTTCCACCATTCACACAATGTAGAACACAGAACAAAGTCCAAAAGGCTCAGTTCAACTAAGTTGCACTTGCTCAAGTAGTATAAGcttagcactcacactcctcacaATACCATAAGTAGTCTTAGAGGAAACTACTTGGAGTTCTACTACGACGCAGTGGAGGTGGGGATCGTGTCCGTCACATGATACTGCAGGCACTGCTGTTCTCGTCGCTGCAGGTGTAGCACGAACATGGCGATGCGGTCGAGTAGATGTAGCTGCTCTGCAGCATTGGCAGCGCCGTGTAGTACGCTCCGCCGTGGCTCATGCTCGGCTGCATCGAGTTGTAGCTTACCAAGTATGATGGCAGCTGAGATGTGGTGTACACCGGAAAATTGAACGTTGGTGGGATTGCAACACCGCCGCTTGCTCCTGCTTTCTTGCTGGCTTCCTGTGGAGCTACTTCGACCTCAGTcgcactgccgccgccgccaccacttgCGCTTCCGCTTTTGTTGTcgttgttgctgttgctgtttTCCTTCtgacccttcttccccttcttcttacCACCACCTTCAGTGGCGGCAGACTTGTTGCCCTCATCCTCTTTCTCAGGTGGCGGAGGAGGCTCCTTGCTGCCATTCTTGGAGGCTTCACTCTCTGGTTTATCGGAAACTTGGGTGGAGTCATCTTTGCCATTAGACACTTGACTGTTATCAATGTTCTTTGATGGCTCGATGGGCTTGTTGTTCTTGCTCTTCTTGTTGTTGCTGCCGGCGTTactgccgccaccgccaccgccaccggttTCCATGGGCTTCGTCTCGGGCCAGAGTTCAGCATGTTTCCCAGCCTTGAGGAGCTTCTTGATGAGGATCTCAGCAGCGACGTTGCCGGTGACCACCACTTTGTGCTGCTGGGGGTCGACAGTCGTCTTGTAAACCCCTGAAGAACCTCAGGAAGATACATAAGTGGCTTTTGATGAGGCAAGCGAGGGAAACAAGGGAGAGAACAAAGAGATGGAGTACTCCAATGTTACCTTCCATGCTTTGTAGGACCTTCTTTACTTTCTTCTTGCATCCTTCACAGTGGATGGAGACCTTCAGAATCAAAGTCTGGAGCATCACCAAAATCCAAAACTTTGCCTTcactccacacacacacacacacacacacacacacaaccttCACAGAAAGAGAGAAAAGCAGGGGACTGGGAATAGAAATGTACCTGATATTTCAGTGTTTCAGAACACTCTTTAGCTTCTGCCATGAGTAAAAGTGGAGTTCCGAAGAAGGGTATCAAGGAAAGCAGAGATGGAAAAGGGAGGAGGGGAGCGCGAGAGTGAGCGTTGCTGCTGTGGAGGTGGTGATCCTGGCTTCTATCATAGAGCTGCCCCCCCATGATAAGTGGGTGCCAACAGCAGTGGACAAGAGATGGTAGGCTTGTAACTATTAATCACTCGTATCATCTTCAGATGATGACAATTACACCCCTGTAAATAAGTGGATGCTAGTCTGGGATTTGAACCTGGGGGAGACACTGATTCCTTTGATCAAACTGGCTCATGAACAGTGCCTCTCATGTTCTGGTAGCCCTCAGAAGTTCCCATATTGTACCCATTTGATCTGTGACAAGGACCGATGGTATTCGGTGGCTGCAGGTTTCATGATAGTGACTTAAATTTTGATCAACCATCTTCCATCGTATGCAACTGCAGTGGTTTGTAAAGGACATGATGATGCTGTCACTCTCACTGCCTCTTCCCTGACAGCATCCTCAGGAGGTGAGGAAGATGAAAAAGGCCGTCTTAGGTTGGGATTGAGCCTGTGACAAGGAATTAGAAGAGGTTTAGGAGAGCTACAAGAGGCCACTAAAAGGATATATTAACGAGGAAGAGACACCTTCATGCTGTCTAATGAtttgtattataaatattttgtgcTCTGAAAAATATAGTGCCACCTGAACTTAGAGTCAATATAagctttattttttgaaaaaatatatattataatttgatgATTAACAGAGAAATATTCTCTTCTTTTTGGAAACAGTGTGTGCAATTAAGAGAGAAAATAACAGAGTTTTGGCTCTTTTGTATAAATAAATAATGTTTTAAGTCAGAGATTATACTGAAAAATCAAGAAGAAAAAGGGTAACAGACGCACACCATTAATGACTTCCTTCTCACCATTATTGCATAACTCCATTCATCCTCGCTTCCCTGCCAGAAATTAAAGGATCTGAGACTGTAGTTTTCCTACATTGAATCGCTCAAGGACGTGGTTGGTCGGTCGACAATAAATACTCACATTTTAATCTTGGATCGAAAAGGACCCATGACAATTCATGATGCCCCATTATCACATGCACCATTATGACCAACTATTGATGATAAGTCTGTACTTTTGATAAGTCTGTACTTTTGGCATCAGTAAGGGAACCATTTACAACATAAGTCATGTGATTGTTGGAGCCAAGAAGAAGATGCTGCACAAAGTTGTCCTACTGATATTGAGCAATAATGATAGTTCAGGACACCGAGATTTTATCGATATGGGGTATACGAAGGATCAATGTACGTAGTCTTCACTCTACTCTCCGAGCGCGAAAAGATTATTGTTCATGGTCGATGTCCTCATCGTTCGGGTCGCAGAAAAGTAGCCTTAAATGAGTTGGAACTTTGCATTCGCTCTCTCTTCTCACTTATGAGCTTAATTCATGGAGTCATCCTGCTATAGTTGTTACACTGGAATACTTTATGGATTCCTCATAGCCATATATTATTGTATAGTGATCATCTTTGCTCGTTTTCTGATCACAAAAAGGAATTGTCTGTGTTGATGCTTATCCTAAAGTTGGTGAAACGGTGGTAAATGTGAGATTCAAAGTTTGTCAAGCAAGAAGGAACTCAaaataaaagaatagaagatgATGTCGCATACAAAATTTGCTATAGAGCTTGCTAAGTTCAATGAACAAAACACTCGTCTTTTCTTCCTCAGACAAATCTCAGCTCTCACCTTCTAAGTAATGTTTGTATCTGGTGGTATTAATGCTTGAATCTTCTGAATGGCACCATAAAGATAGCCACCAAAGCATAAATTCACAACAAAATAGATTAGAAGATTCATGGTATGTCAACCCCCTCAATATTTCTTAGAGTTCTTTGGCAGAGATCAAGGGAAATGCTTGGTTGCTTGTAGAACTGCTTCTTTAGGCACTAATTGGTTAGCCATTTGCGATGTTCATCCTTATTTAATTTATTAGATGCTCAAACTAAGTTGTAGTAGCAGCGACTCTGGTTGTAACTACAGAAGAACCAGAAATAACAAGGAAGCTTCAACAACTGACCTCATCAATTTGTTTTAGATAACCTACTGTCTACTGTTAATCCCACTGTGGATCGCCTTGCAGGATGATGACTATTCTCTGAAGTTAAATAGTGTTATGTGTACCTTCATTTCTTGCACAAAAGGTATTTGGGCATCATCAGCTGCTGCTACCGCAGTGGCAATCAGCTTTTGAGCATGCAACCAAACTCCTGGGTTGGCCTTTTGGTTCAGAATACAATTGGCTTGATCTGGTGAAACTGTCACAGATGGGGTAATGAGTCCAAACTAATCAATCTACTTTTATGATCAGCCTGCCACAATGTGTCTGTTCAATCTTTACAAGGGACCTGGAAAGAGTTATATTAAGTGTAACTTTGTGATGTAATCAGTGACCAAATACTATTCAGTTTTAAGAGCATTCTGTACATGATGCTTAGGAGGAAATAGTTGACTGTAGATTTTACTTAGGTTTCATGTGCAGATACTTGCTCATCTCATCTTTTTCATTTGTATCTCTGGCAGCTTTCAGTACTCTTTTGGTCTCATGCACTTGTCCTATAATATATGGAGCCAAATGCAGCAACTTTTCATGAGCAAACAATAGAAACTTGACAAGCCAAATGGTGGAGATTACACAGCAGTTAGTCATGGTAAAATTACATGTGGTTTGGCACTTGAGGTTGCAAGTGGATGCAGGTTTGTAGAGATTGAAGCACTCTTGGAAACTCCAAGTGGAGCTCTTCCtcagctttcttctcttttgctGATACATAAAAGCTAAAGCTTTGACACTAACTTGCACTTTCCAGCCCTATCAGCTTTGAACTCATTTCAATGCTGCTGCAGCCTCACATAAACTGATATCTCAGTATTTTTCTTCACCTTCTTATCATCAGCTCCTCTTCTccaattctcattctagtcttacAGATATTTATATGATTCGACATCCCTTATCTGagttaatataattaataaaaaaaatatttttaattgcataagaataattataataaagaaaaataaaatttattaatcaAAACCTAAGCCTAAAGCATTTTATTCCATCTCTCCTAAATCTGAAAATTTTTCTTGCTATCTAAAcaccaaaaatatttttatttttattttttacacatCATAGTCTTAAAATACATGTGATTATAGAGCAATCAGTCACCaatcttattgaaaaatcaaactgATCCATCAAAATTTCTGCAagtataattattattaattttctcTTTTCAATTACATGTCAATCTCAACACTTTGACACCATCAATCAGTCTTCAGACTTCGGACAAAATGCCTTACATGCCTTGTTCACTGAATTTATTCTGACAAGAAAGATTGCAGGAACAGCTGATTAGATCTGCAACTTCAATGCCCAAATGCAGTGCAGGTTGTCAGTAATGAATGACTCTCTAGCTGGGCAGATTATTGTCCATGAACTGTGATCAATGAGCTGCTAAGTTGCCAGTGcaagtttcttttttttattgtttttattttaatgtGTTGCAAGTTCTAATGGTGGGTAATACTTAGCTGATTTGAGAGCAGATTATTCCCTGAAGATAACTTCTACTGCCCCTTCCATGAGCTTTATGGGATTAGGTAGAATGAACAGATGTTGTACTGCCTTCTCGTTTTTGTTGTGATATCGTGTGTTCcttttgaagaaaaaaagaaaggaacacagagatgaatggaaaaaagaacaaatatgaatttctgaattttcttctctttccGCACCTGAATAATCTCATTACAGCTAACCCAAACAAAGATTTAAgatcatccatatgatagatgacaGGCATTATTAAGCTaagtatttttatttactcacaaTATTTCATGTAGTAAATGTAGCGACAGAATAAGCAAGTCTTACACCACTTTTTCTTTGGCTGGATGCCAAGTTTATTTTAGGTGAGCTTATCAAGATCTTCATGAAGCTCTCAGAACATACATATTTTCTGCTTTTAATTTAGTAATTGTTCCAGAAATGGAAACTATTTTCTTCTTATTATTAAGTAATTGTTCCAGAAACTGATACTATTGATGGACAACAGATAATAAATACATACATAGACTGTTAGGAAATATATTGGTGTGTGAAATGAAGATGGAAAGTTTCGTAAAAGAATAATCTCTCTAATGTTTTGGATCTCTAATAATGAGAATAAGAACATGATTGCCTAGGCCAGTATGACTACCACCATAGAATTTAATAGCAAACTAGTGTATACAAGCTTCCAAGACTAACTGCAAACACAATTATTTGCATCCAAGCTTATAACAATTTACAGCTCATCCAAATTGCCAAGCATCAAATGCGACCATCAATTTTTCATGACAGTCATATATGAGATAATCAAGAGAATAATAAATTTGACTCACCAAAGAAATTATATTTTTGACCATTTTGAGGTCAAATACACAAACAGGGATCAGTAATGGTGAGAAAAAAACACAAAATGTAGTGATAATTGCATTGAGCAGGATAACAGGTTGCCTGTGTGCACATTCCCCATCGCCTAAACTTTGTTGACAATGACATCACGATACAATACAATGTGATATTAAACCAAATAAATACTGGTGGCAAACCATTCAGCAAGTTGACAAAGATGTCAGTTAAATCTATCATCAAGGTAAATTTTTGCGTACTGCCAAAACACCTACCACCGCAGATGTAAGAAGCAAAAAGATGCCGTCTCTGGATAGAGCATATTCTTTCCATGTTAGAGGTCGACTGATTTGGTTCAAAACCTTCTGGAATTGTAGTCTTGTTTCTTCAATTGTGCCAGAATTATCAATGACTATATTTGCCTTGGTCTTCTTCTGGTCCAGTGCCATCTGTGCGTTGATTTTATTTTTGGCTTGTTCTTCAGGTATGCCATCTCTTGCCATTAAGCGTTTTATCTGGGTTTCAGGATCAACCCATACAACAATAATAGGAGATGTTTGTTGATCCATTTTGGTCTCAAACAACAATGGGATGTCTAGAATGATAACCTTTGACCCTTTTATCCACAGCTTGAATACCTCCCAAAAGATGCCCGAGGAAATATATGGAGCCAATAAACTGCAGgtaggtaaaaagaaaaaaaaaagttagataaattcatgtGCAGTTTTGTATTTCCACCTCCTCTGATTAAAAGGAAAGACCAACAGGAAAATTGATTATTTTAGCATATGATCAAGCTGCAATCCAGCAACAGGAACTGCTATTAATGTTAGAATCATAGTACTAAATGCAAAGTAAAGGCTATAATATTATTCATGAAGTTGGGCAAGGGGCAGTTATAAAAGAACCAGGTGTTGAATTTTACTTACTGTATAACACAACCAACTAGTAAGAATCAATAGAAGTGTCAAAGCGTGAGCCAATCCGTACTATATACTAATTAAATCCTTCAATCCTAGTTGAGTGGAAACAGTTTCCAGTTGTAATGCTCTATTTGAAGTCCATACCGGTTCAGAAGTTGGCGTTTTGCTGGATCTGTAAAGACAATGTGACCTAGCCGTGCTCTATCAATTTCTCCATTCTCTAGTAAAATATCGTTCCCAAATGCTTTTACTACTTTCTTCCAACCACCCGTTCCCTTCTTCACCACATCCTGCATTGAAGCACCATAATTATCTAGATATCAAATCATAACAATCTGATAGTTGCTTCAGAAAAATTGGAGAATTATAAATTGTTGCATTAGGACAAACACAATATAATCGCAAAATGGAGTTCTCAAATGTATCTATAAGTACGATGCAACAAATTGGAAAAGTAACGCACAAAAGTAGTTCAGTAGTACTTGATCACAAATGATGAGAAGCAACATAAGTATAAATTCTTCCATGTAAGAACAACCTACCTACGCAAGTTCCAAACCCCCGAATCCAAAGATCAATGTAAATAGTTATTTTGTACATTGCTGAAATATAAGAAAAATGATCACAAACGTAGTTGAGGTTTAACTCGTCAAAGATTTACAATGTAATCATTGAACAAGAGAGGAATGTGGTAGATTCCGTGGGCAGGATTGGGTGGTTGGAGCAGGCAAATCATTTTCTTTTGCAGTATTATCATTTCAATCACTAGTACAAAAACCATAAACATGAATACATCAGCAAGAATGTTAAGATAAAGGAGGCCAAAACAGAAAAGGTACTCAAGTTTTAACTTTGTGCAAAGTGTAGAATTTTCACCGCGAGTTAAAAGTATAATAGAGTTACTTTCACATGTACGTTCAGCTCCATTTTCGTCCTTTCGACAGACTATGATCGATAAGAATTAGTGACAACTCCAAAGCCACATGGAGTCCCGTACGAGCTGACACCGATGAACAAAAATCAATTTGCAACACACAGAATTAAGTCAAAATGTTATTTCTCACATATAAAATTGAGACCAACTATAGTTTTGGACATCAATTTCATCATTCATTTAAGACCACAGCAAAAAGGGCTGTACAACGCACAGATGAAACCCTAACTAATGAAGAGAAATCAAATCCAGATGAAACCAATATCTATTTCTACACAGCAAAAGTGCAAGCAGTTGTAATTTCTACAAAGTTTATTTCCACAATGTTAGTAACCAACATCGACAAATTAGAAGCAAAACGAGAAAATTCAGGATCTCTGCAAAGGAAAGGAGTGGTGGATGTGACAAATGCTAAATGAATTTACCCGGGCAACGACGTCGGCGTCGACGACGGGAACGCCTTCAGATATGAAGAGATTGGAGACCGTGCTCTTCCCGGACGCGATCCCGCCCGTCAGTCCCACCAACCTCATCTCCTCTCCGCAATCTAATCCGACAGAGGGTAAAACAAGGGAAATAGGAGAAGAGGATGACGAATAGGAAGAGAAAGGATTCGCCCCCTTCTGCCTCCTCCGCGCGAGTGGCACGAGTCGCGGAGAATCCTCTTGCGGAGACCCGCTATCGATGCCACAAACATCGCTTCCTGGTGATTAGCAACTAACATCGGGGTCCACCAGAGACCCGCTATCGATGCCACTAGGGTAGAGGGAGGGTGAAAAGTGGTCGGGTCGGGAGTCATGCCTCCACCTAGCGCTGGTAGGTGAGGTGGTGAGCCTTTCAACGGGTTGCTCTTTCTAGGCCATAAGTGGGACCCGTTAGTGGAGCCATCTCTTCCCCCAAAGCCAACGTTGGTAGAGAAGACGGTGATCGAGTAATGGGTGAATGAATGCATGGcttatcaaaatttttatcaactaaattaattattattttttaaaaatatattaaatacaaTATTAAACCctcctttaaaaaaaaataattgaatcTAATACATTATAATTAGatcaatatttaatatataaaaatatattagataagATTTCAAACTTTTGTAAGTGAGTCTAGTACactgataaaattttaaatcaaaaaaattagatatatcatcattaaattaatattttaaatataaataatatgttaATCGAAGTTTGAAACCCTCAACTTTAAAATATATGGATTAAATTTCAAACTcccaattttgataaaaaaaattaaatacataaattaatatttaatttttttaaaactaaatatTAACTTTGATAAGCTAAAactcaatttttaaaaatttattaatatttatatactcTCTGTTTCTAAGATAAGCTATGTGATATTAACCTCAACCTTTCTAAGAGGATCTTGTTGTACAATTACCTCTGTTATATTAGCCCATCATTACATCTATTGCTAGCATGACCTATACGATGTAGTTGTTCCTTAGTAGAT of the Musa acuminata AAA Group cultivar baxijiao chromosome BXJ3-2, Cavendish_Baxijiao_AAA, whole genome shotgun sequence genome contains:
- the LOC135584680 gene encoding dephospho-CoA kinase-like isoform X1, which encodes MRLVGLTGGIASGKSTVSNLFISEGVPVVDADVVARDVVKKGTGGWKKVVKAFGNDILLENGEIDRARLGHIVFTDPAKRQLLNRLLAPYISSGIFWEVFKLWIKGSKVIILDIPLLFETKMDQQTSPIIVVWVDPETQIKRLMARDGIPEEQAKNKINAQMALDQKKTKANIVIDNSGTIEETRLQFQKVLNQISRPLTWKEYALSRDGIFLLLTSAVVGVLAVRKNLP
- the LOC135630880 gene encoding heavy metal-associated isoprenylated plant protein 35-like isoform X1, whose product is MGGQLYDRSQDHHLHSSNAHSRAPLLPFPSLLSLIPFFGTPLLLMAEAKECSETLKYQTLILKVSIHCEGCKKKVKKVLQSMEGVYKTTVDPQQHKVVVTGNVAAEILIKKLLKAGKHAELWPETKPMETGGGGGGGSNAGSNNKKSKNNKPIEPSKNIDNSQVSNGKDDSTQVSDKPESEASKNGSKEPPPPPEKEDEGNKSAATEGGGKKKGKKGQKENSNSNNDNKSGSASGGGGGSATEVEVAPQEASKKAGASGGVAIPPTFNFPVYTTSQLPSYLVSYNSMQPSMSHGGAYYTALPMLQSSYIYSTASPCSCYTCSDENSSACSIM
- the LOC135584680 gene encoding dephospho-CoA kinase-like isoform X2; this encodes MELNVHVKDVVKKGTGGWKKVVKAFGNDILLENGEIDRARLGHIVFTDPAKRQLLNRLLAPYISSGIFWEVFKLWIKGSKVIILDIPLLFETKMDQQTSPIIVVWVDPETQIKRLMARDGIPEEQAKNKINAQMALDQKKTKANIVIDNSGTIEETRLQFQKVLNQISRPLTWKEYALSRDGIFLLLTSAVVGVLAVRKNLP
- the LOC135630880 gene encoding heavy metal-associated isoprenylated plant protein 35-like isoform X2; translated protein: MGGQLYDRSQDHHLHSSNAHSRAPLLPFPSLLSLIPFFGTPLLLMAEAKECSETLKYQVSIHCEGCKKKVKKVLQSMEGVYKTTVDPQQHKVVVTGNVAAEILIKKLLKAGKHAELWPETKPMETGGGGGGGSNAGSNNKKSKNNKPIEPSKNIDNSQVSNGKDDSTQVSDKPESEASKNGSKEPPPPPEKEDEGNKSAATEGGGKKKGKKGQKENSNSNNDNKSGSASGGGGGSATEVEVAPQEASKKAGASGGVAIPPTFNFPVYTTSQLPSYLVSYNSMQPSMSHGGAYYTALPMLQSSYIYSTASPCSCYTCSDENSSACSIM